Proteins encoded together in one Streptomyces sp. B1I3 window:
- a CDS encoding acyl-CoA thioesterase gives MTDQAQIPAGEVVDKPTSASRTTLSHIMTGNDTNLLGTVHGGVIMKLVDDAAGAVAGRHSGGPAVTASMDEMVFLEPVRVGDLVHVRAQVNWTGRSSMEVGVRVMAERWNESTPAQQVGSAYLVFAAVDEEGKPRRVPQVVPETERDKRRYQEAQIRRTHRLARRRAIKELREKRAAEGIDD, from the coding sequence ATGACAGATCAGGCCCAGATCCCGGCGGGTGAGGTCGTGGACAAGCCGACCTCGGCCTCCCGGACCACCCTCAGCCACATCATGACCGGCAACGACACGAACCTCCTGGGCACGGTCCACGGCGGTGTGATCATGAAACTGGTCGACGACGCGGCGGGTGCCGTCGCAGGCCGGCACTCGGGTGGCCCGGCGGTGACGGCCTCGATGGACGAGATGGTCTTCCTGGAGCCGGTCCGCGTCGGTGACCTCGTCCACGTCCGTGCGCAGGTGAACTGGACCGGCCGCTCCTCGATGGAGGTGGGGGTCCGGGTCATGGCGGAGCGGTGGAACGAGTCGACCCCCGCCCAGCAGGTCGGCAGCGCGTACCTGGTGTTCGCCGCGGTCGACGAGGAGGGCAAGCCGCGCCGCGTACCGCAGGTGGTGCCGGAGACGGAACGGGACAAGCGGCGCTACCAGGAGGCGCAGATCCGGCGTACGCACCGCCTGGCCCGCCGGCGTGCGATCAAGGAGCTGCGGGAGAAGCGCGCCGCGGAGGGCATCGACGACTGA
- a CDS encoding LCP family protein, whose protein sequence is MRVATGLSVLVLGAGGIGHAVVSGLETGIDRVDPFKDMKNRPQGGHGMNLLLVGTDGRDKISKDDKKKYRLGGEPCHCTDTLMLVHLSADKQRASVVSLPRDSYAEIPAHTDRNTGQQHSAHPLKLNAAYAEGGPQLTVRTVEQMTDIKIDHYLEVDFTSFMKTVDTVGGVEICTAKPLKDSYTGLDLSAGPHKLDGGQALQYVRSRHIDGAADLGRMQRQQKFMASLIKRTTSSGVLMNPVKFRQLAASMLDSVRADEGFDTEQMLELGKAMRRFTPASSEFTSVPLEKDGYQVKGIGATVKWDAPKAKKLFRALREDKPLTAHLPKQPKATLVAVAPQQIRVQVYNGTPRDGLGQEVDAALRGTGFDTTRLPLNGGADVVKRTVVSYDPRWDRSARSLAAALPGCELKAVKGQGGTMKVTAGADFTEVRRVKGEDPQRGEFDAVTGDQVVCP, encoded by the coding sequence ATGCGGGTGGCCACCGGGCTCTCCGTGCTGGTGCTCGGCGCCGGCGGGATCGGCCATGCCGTGGTGAGCGGACTGGAGACGGGGATCGACCGGGTCGACCCGTTCAAGGACATGAAGAACCGCCCACAGGGTGGTCACGGCATGAACCTCCTGCTCGTCGGCACCGACGGTCGCGACAAGATCAGCAAGGACGACAAGAAGAAGTACAGGCTGGGCGGTGAGCCCTGTCACTGCACCGACACCCTCATGCTCGTGCACCTCTCGGCCGACAAGCAGCGGGCGAGCGTCGTCAGTCTGCCGCGCGACAGTTACGCGGAGATCCCGGCGCACACCGACCGCAACACCGGTCAGCAGCACTCCGCCCACCCCTTGAAGCTGAACGCCGCGTACGCCGAGGGCGGCCCGCAGCTGACCGTGCGGACCGTCGAGCAGATGACGGACATCAAGATCGACCACTATCTGGAGGTCGACTTCACCAGCTTCATGAAGACCGTGGACACCGTGGGCGGGGTCGAGATCTGCACCGCGAAGCCGCTCAAGGACTCCTACACCGGCCTCGACCTGAGCGCGGGCCCCCACAAGCTGGACGGCGGGCAGGCCCTGCAGTACGTGCGCTCGCGCCACATCGACGGGGCCGCGGACCTGGGCCGGATGCAGCGCCAGCAGAAGTTCATGGCCTCGCTGATCAAGCGGACGACCAGCAGCGGCGTCCTGATGAACCCGGTGAAGTTCCGGCAGCTCGCGGCGTCGATGCTCGACTCCGTCCGCGCCGACGAGGGCTTCGACACGGAGCAGATGCTGGAGCTCGGCAAGGCGATGCGCCGCTTCACCCCGGCCTCGTCCGAGTTCACCTCCGTGCCGCTGGAGAAGGACGGCTACCAGGTCAAGGGCATCGGTGCCACGGTGAAGTGGGACGCGCCGAAGGCGAAGAAGCTGTTCCGGGCCCTGCGTGAGGACAAGCCGCTCACCGCGCACCTGCCGAAGCAGCCCAAGGCCACGCTCGTGGCCGTCGCTCCGCAGCAGATCCGGGTCCAGGTCTACAACGGGACGCCGCGGGACGGCCTCGGCCAGGAGGTGGACGCCGCGCTGCGGGGCACCGGTTTCGACACCACGCGGCTGCCGTTGAACGGCGGCGCGGACGTGGTCAAGCGGACGGTGGTCAGCTACGACCCCCGGTGGGACCGGTCCGCGAGGTCCCTGGCCGCAGCGCTGCCCGGCTGCGAGCTCAAGGCGGTGAAGGGGCAGGGCGGCACGATGAAGGTGACGGCCGGCGCGGACTTCACCGAGGTACGGCGGGTGAAGGGCGAGGACCCGCAGCGGGGCGAGTTCGACGCGGTGACGGGCGACCAGGTCGTCTGCCCGTGA
- a CDS encoding LCP family protein encodes MGRSSTRGEGTRSRVRHGDPADGPHEGESEGGTGRGGRGRRERSAPPEGGRRQAGPGRRSRRAPRSGRRRILRWVASVLALLILGTGAAGYLYYRHLNGNLRKEDLTLGDKEMADHKANAAGQTPLNILIIGSDARDSKENQKLGGAKETFGAAPLADVQMLLHLSADRSNISVVSMPRDTMLKMPKCTDPDTDKVYPASAGNVQTNQSLGRGGPGCTVATWYELTGITIDHFMMIDFSGVVSMADAVGGVPVCVDANIRSRGSDGKGSGLTLEKGTTSIKGTQALQWLRTRYGFEDNTDLGRAEAQHQYLNSMVRELRKGTKLTDPGKLMDLAEAATSALTVDKGLDTVKKLYDLAEELKKAPTGRITMTTMPNVYGTGALDGRVFPKPGDAEQLFRMIRDDIPLDGKASKRKTPVTKDPAAPTGEIAVSVRNATGTDTLAPARGRASTVGKLLTDAGFARATIDSQDVEPAARTGILYPSADMEGDAQAVAKTLGIPVSQVKKSTDVSGITLAVGADWREDGAYPASGAEEKTPDTAKALNGEDEGACMHVNPNYTW; translated from the coding sequence GTGGGACGAAGCAGCACGCGCGGGGAGGGGACGCGGTCGCGCGTCCGGCACGGCGACCCGGCCGACGGGCCCCACGAGGGCGAGAGCGAGGGCGGTACGGGACGCGGCGGTCGTGGCCGGCGGGAGCGGTCCGCCCCGCCGGAGGGCGGACGTCGCCAGGCCGGGCCCGGCCGCCGCTCGAGACGTGCCCCCAGGAGCGGCAGGCGCCGCATACTGCGCTGGGTCGCCTCCGTGCTCGCCCTGCTGATACTCGGCACCGGCGCGGCCGGTTACCTCTACTACAGGCACCTCAACGGCAACCTCAGGAAAGAGGACCTGACGCTCGGCGACAAGGAGATGGCCGACCACAAGGCCAACGCCGCTGGGCAGACCCCGCTGAACATCCTGATCATCGGCTCCGACGCCCGGGACTCCAAGGAGAACCAGAAGCTCGGCGGTGCGAAGGAGACCTTCGGCGCCGCGCCCCTCGCGGACGTGCAGATGCTGCTCCACCTCTCCGCCGACCGCAGCAACATCTCGGTCGTCAGCATGCCGCGCGACACCATGCTGAAGATGCCGAAGTGCACCGACCCCGACACGGACAAGGTGTATCCGGCCAGCGCGGGGAACGTACAGACCAACCAGAGCCTCGGCCGCGGTGGGCCGGGCTGCACCGTCGCCACCTGGTACGAGCTCACCGGCATCACGATCGACCACTTCATGATGATCGACTTCTCGGGTGTCGTGTCGATGGCCGACGCGGTCGGCGGTGTCCCGGTCTGCGTCGACGCCAACATCCGCTCGCGCGGCTCCGACGGCAAGGGGTCGGGGCTGACCCTGGAGAAGGGCACCACCTCTATCAAGGGCACGCAGGCCCTGCAGTGGCTGCGTACCCGGTACGGCTTCGAGGACAACACGGACCTGGGACGCGCCGAGGCCCAGCACCAGTACCTGAACTCGATGGTGCGCGAGCTGCGCAAGGGCACCAAGCTCACCGACCCCGGAAAGCTGATGGACCTCGCCGAAGCCGCCACCAGCGCGCTGACGGTCGACAAGGGCCTCGACACCGTCAAGAAGCTGTACGACCTCGCCGAGGAGCTCAAGAAGGCCCCGACCGGCCGCATCACGATGACGACGATGCCGAACGTCTACGGCACGGGGGCTCTCGACGGCCGGGTGTTCCCCAAGCCGGGCGACGCCGAGCAGCTGTTCCGGATGATCCGCGACGACATCCCCCTGGACGGCAAGGCGTCCAAGCGCAAGACCCCGGTGACCAAGGACCCTGCCGCGCCCACCGGTGAGATCGCGGTCAGCGTGCGCAACGCGACCGGTACGGACACGCTCGCTCCGGCCCGGGGCCGTGCGAGCACCGTCGGGAAACTGCTGACGGACGCGGGGTTCGCCCGGGCCACGATCGACTCGCAGGACGTCGAACCGGCCGCCCGTACCGGCATCCTCTATCCCTCCGCGGACATGGAGGGTGACGCGCAGGCCGTCGCCAAGACCCTCGGGATCCCGGTGTCCCAGGTGAAGAAGTCGACCGACGTCTCGGGCATCACGCTGGCCGTGGGCGCCGACTGGCGCGAGGACGGCGCCTATCCCGCCTCCGGGGCCGAGGAGAAGACCCCGGACACCGCGAAGGCGCTCAACGGTGAGGACGAGGGGGCGTGCATGCACGTCAACCCGAACTACACCTGGTAG
- a CDS encoding glycosyltransferase family 2 protein translates to MSAAQYPAVSVIMPVLNEERHLRNSVRHILEQVYAGEMEVVIALGPSADRTDEIAAELVREDSRVHTVPNPTGRTPAALNAAIKASRHPIVVRVDGHGMLSPNYIATAVRLLEETGAQNVGGIMHAEGENAWEEAVAAAMTSKIGVGNAAFHTGGQAGPAETVYLGVFRREALERADGYNVEFIRAQDWELNFRIREAGGTVWFSPELKVQYRPRPSVRALAKQYKDYGRWRHVVARYHSGSINLRYLAPPTAVCAIAAGIVVGAAVTPWAFVVPAGYVAAIVAGSLPAGKGLSLRARAQIPVALATMHMSWGYGFLTSPRSLAKKVIASRRPAVREQTV, encoded by the coding sequence ATGTCTGCCGCGCAGTACCCCGCCGTCTCCGTGATCATGCCGGTGCTCAACGAGGAACGTCATCTCAGGAACTCGGTCCGGCACATCCTGGAGCAGGTGTACGCCGGTGAGATGGAGGTCGTGATCGCCCTCGGCCCCTCGGCCGACCGTACCGACGAGATAGCCGCTGAGCTGGTGCGGGAGGACTCCCGGGTCCACACCGTGCCCAACCCGACCGGCCGTACCCCGGCCGCGCTCAACGCCGCGATCAAGGCCTCGCGTCACCCGATCGTGGTGCGGGTCGACGGTCACGGCATGCTCTCGCCGAACTACATCGCCACCGCGGTCCGGCTCCTGGAGGAGACCGGCGCGCAGAACGTCGGCGGCATCATGCACGCCGAGGGCGAGAACGCCTGGGAGGAGGCCGTCGCCGCCGCGATGACGTCGAAGATCGGCGTCGGCAACGCCGCCTTCCACACCGGCGGACAGGCGGGTCCGGCCGAAACCGTGTATCTGGGGGTCTTCCGGCGCGAGGCGCTGGAGCGGGCGGACGGCTACAACGTGGAGTTCATCCGCGCCCAGGACTGGGAGCTCAACTTCCGCATCCGCGAGGCGGGGGGGACCGTCTGGTTCTCGCCCGAGCTGAAGGTGCAGTACCGTCCGCGCCCCAGCGTCCGCGCGCTCGCCAAGCAGTACAAGGACTACGGCCGCTGGCGCCACGTCGTGGCCCGCTACCACTCCGGCTCGATCAACCTGCGCTACCTGGCTCCGCCGACCGCCGTCTGCGCGATCGCCGCGGGCATCGTCGTCGGTGCCGCCGTCACCCCGTGGGCGTTCGTCGTGCCGGCCGGGTACGTCGCGGCCATCGTGGCCGGGTCGCTGCCGGCGGGCAAGGGCCTGTCGCTCAGGGCGCGGGCGCAGATCCCGGTGGCGCTGGCCACCATGCACATGTCGTGGGGGTACGGCTTCCTGACCAGCCCCCGCTCACTGGCGAAGAAGGTCATCGCGAGCCGCCGCCCGGCGGTGCGGGAGCAGACGGTCTGA
- a CDS encoding LCP family protein → MDAHSRGQVGEIDPADQWVLNPQTGHYELRPDNSAGESSEAPRPAGRRSAGGEVPVQRDRRSTRNGRAQEPPAGGRRKRPSPGSRRKKALLWTGGVMAFVIVAGSAGAYALYQKFNGNLDTVDVGDAGSKSVTADGPLNILIIGTDKRIGEGNEGYGDKGSTGHADTNILFHVSADRTNATALSIPRDLMTDIPECTTKQPDGSEKVIPGSRNVRFNVSLGQEGRDPGCTMRTVKEITGLSVDHFMMVDFNAVKTLSTAVGGVKVCLAKAVKDPDSHLDLPAGESTVQGEDALAFVRTRHSFGNESDLDRIKVQQQFIGSMIRQMKSDDTLTDPSKLFSLADAATKALTVDSGIGSIKKLTSLAKELGKIDTKNITFVTLPVIDNPAEPTPVTVVVDPRKSPQLFATMRSDTSLTEVKKKEKAARTEQAAALRGTKAAPADVHVDVLNGGDIPGAARSTVTWLRNEQGVLESTNKANAPSKIDRTTLAYAPNQADQARTLADMMGLPATALKQGTSDAEGLQAMVLTLGADFKGAGVPVTGPAKAPDDIQKASADKAECAK, encoded by the coding sequence GTGGACGCGCATAGCCGTGGGCAGGTGGGCGAAATCGATCCCGCCGACCAGTGGGTGCTCAACCCGCAGACCGGCCATTACGAACTGCGACCGGACAACTCCGCAGGAGAGTCGTCCGAAGCCCCCCGTCCAGCCGGCCGTCGCTCCGCCGGCGGTGAGGTGCCGGTCCAGCGCGACCGTCGCTCGACGCGCAACGGCCGTGCCCAGGAACCCCCGGCCGGCGGCCGCCGCAAGCGCCCGTCCCCCGGTTCCCGGCGGAAGAAGGCCCTGCTGTGGACCGGCGGGGTCATGGCCTTCGTGATCGTCGCCGGTTCGGCCGGAGCCTATGCCCTCTACCAGAAGTTCAACGGCAACCTCGACACCGTCGACGTCGGTGACGCGGGCAGCAAGAGCGTCACCGCCGACGGGCCGCTCAACATCCTGATCATCGGCACGGACAAGCGCATCGGAGAGGGCAACGAGGGGTACGGCGACAAGGGCAGCACCGGCCACGCCGACACCAACATCCTCTTCCACGTCTCCGCGGACCGCACCAACGCCACGGCGCTGAGCATCCCCCGGGACCTGATGACGGATATCCCTGAATGCACCACCAAGCAACCGGACGGCTCCGAGAAGGTCATACCCGGCTCGCGGAACGTCCGCTTCAACGTCAGCCTCGGCCAGGAGGGGCGCGACCCCGGCTGCACGATGCGTACGGTCAAGGAGATCACGGGCCTCTCGGTCGACCACTTCATGATGGTCGACTTCAACGCGGTCAAGACGCTTTCGACGGCCGTCGGCGGCGTCAAGGTCTGCCTGGCCAAGGCGGTGAAGGACCCGGACTCGCACCTCGATCTGCCGGCGGGGGAATCCACCGTCCAGGGCGAGGACGCGCTGGCCTTCGTCCGCACCCGGCACAGCTTCGGCAACGAGAGCGACCTCGACCGGATCAAGGTCCAGCAGCAGTTCATCGGCTCGATGATCCGGCAGATGAAGTCCGACGACACGCTGACCGATCCGTCCAAGCTCTTCAGCCTCGCCGACGCGGCGACCAAGGCGCTCACCGTCGACTCCGGCATCGGCTCGATCAAGAAGCTGACCTCGCTCGCCAAGGAGCTCGGCAAGATCGACACGAAGAACATCACGTTCGTCACGCTGCCCGTGATCGACAACCCCGCCGAGCCGACGCCCGTCACCGTGGTCGTGGATCCGCGGAAGTCCCCGCAGCTCTTCGCGACGATGCGCTCCGACACCTCCCTGACCGAGGTGAAGAAGAAGGAGAAGGCGGCCAGGACCGAGCAGGCGGCGGCACTCCGGGGGACCAAGGCGGCACCGGCCGACGTACACGTCGACGTCCTCAACGGCGGCGACATCCCCGGAGCCGCCCGGTCGACGGTCACCTGGCTGCGGAACGAGCAGGGCGTCCTCGAGTCCACCAACAAGGCCAACGCACCGTCGAAGATCGACAGGACGACACTGGCGTACGCGCCGAACCAGGCGGACCAGGCCCGCACGCTCGCGGACATGATGGGGCTGCCCGCCACGGCACTGAAGCAGGGAACGAGCGACGCCGAGGGGCTTCAGGCGATGGTCCTGACCCTCGGGGCCGATTTCAAGGGCGCGGGGGTGCCCGTCACCGGTCCGGCGAAGGCGCCGGACGACATTCAGAAGGCCAGCGCCGACAAGGCGGAGTGCGCGAAGTGA
- a CDS encoding LCP family protein produces the protein MSEWPDGRNGGSGERYGQGSASSRPESARAMPHVRRRPAPPQSPPRIPPQQGQGYDEGPGYDSGYNTGQVYAGQSRGGGGGNGGGRRGGGDSGYVRPRPAADWGRRIKVGALTLVVVLLAVSVGTYFWADGKLKREVDLSKVIERPGEGDGTNYLVVGSDSREGMTAEDKKKLHTGSAEGKRTDSMMILHDGSNGPTLISLPRDSNVEIPSFVGSESGKKFAGTGRTTKLNAAYAEDGPELLVRTVEFNTGLRIDHYVEIGFGGFAKIVDAIGGVELDIPKAFKDKKSGADFQAGKQTLDGEQSLAFVRTRYAFAGSDLDRTKNQQKFLAALASQTATPSTVLNPFKLYPTMGAGLDTLVVDKDMSLWSLGNMFFAMKGVTGGEGTSMNIPLTGESVNGNLVWDKTKVKQLVEQLKNDEKVTVKGS, from the coding sequence ATGAGCGAATGGCCCGATGGGCGGAACGGCGGATCCGGCGAACGCTACGGACAGGGCAGTGCGAGCTCCCGGCCCGAGAGCGCCCGTGCGATGCCGCACGTCCGGCGCCGTCCCGCTCCGCCGCAGTCCCCGCCCCGCATCCCGCCGCAGCAGGGACAGGGTTACGACGAGGGCCCCGGCTACGACAGCGGTTACAACACGGGTCAGGTCTACGCCGGACAGAGCCGTGGTGGCGGGGGCGGTAACGGCGGTGGCCGCCGCGGAGGCGGCGACAGCGGTTACGTCCGGCCCCGTCCGGCCGCCGACTGGGGCCGGCGGATCAAGGTCGGTGCGCTGACCCTCGTGGTGGTGCTGCTCGCCGTCTCCGTCGGCACGTACTTCTGGGCGGACGGCAAACTCAAGCGCGAGGTCGACCTGTCCAAGGTCATCGAGCGGCCGGGCGAGGGAGACGGCACGAACTACCTGGTCGTCGGCTCCGACAGCCGTGAGGGCATGACGGCGGAGGACAAGAAGAAGCTGCACACCGGCTCCGCGGAGGGCAAGCGGACCGACTCGATGATGATCCTGCACGACGGGTCCAACGGCCCGACGCTGATCTCCCTGCCCCGCGACTCGAACGTCGAGATCCCTTCGTTCGTCGGCTCCGAGTCCGGCAAGAAGTTCGCGGGGACCGGCCGCACGACGAAGCTGAACGCCGCCTACGCGGAGGACGGCCCGGAGCTGCTGGTCCGCACGGTCGAGTTCAACACCGGGCTGCGCATCGACCACTACGTCGAGATCGGCTTCGGCGGCTTCGCCAAGATCGTGGACGCGATCGGCGGCGTGGAGCTGGACATCCCCAAGGCGTTCAAGGACAAGAAGTCCGGCGCCGACTTCCAGGCCGGCAAGCAGACCCTGGACGGTGAGCAGTCGCTCGCCTTCGTACGCACCCGGTACGCGTTCGCGGGCAGCGACCTGGACCGCACGAAGAACCAGCAGAAGTTCCTCGCGGCCCTGGCCTCGCAGACGGCGACCCCGTCGACCGTCCTCAACCCGTTCAAGCTCTACCCGACGATGGGCGCGGGCCTGGACACGCTGGTCGTCGACAAGGACATGTCGCTCTGGTCGCTCGGCAACATGTTCTTCGCGATGAAGGGCGTCACGGGTGGCGAGGGCACGTCGATGAACATCCCGCTCACGGGCGAGAGCGTGAACGGCAACCTGGTCTGGGACAAGACGAAGGTCAAGCAGCTCGTGGAGCAGCTGAAGAACGACGAGAAGGTCACGGTCAAGGGCAGCTGA
- a CDS encoding TIGR03089 family protein — translation MNASDRTPADLLRSALVADPARPLVTFYDDATGERVELSVATFANWVAKTANLLQGDLAAEPGDRLALLLPAHWQSAVWLLACASVGVVADVQGDPATADLVVSGPDTLERARTCRGERVALALRPLGSRFPQTPDGFSDYAVEVPGQGDRFAPFAPVDPAAPALAVGGVELTADQLVARARQDAAELGLVPGSRLLTGRTYDTWDGLSAGLFAPLAAGGSVVLCRHLDRLDEDGLAKRVESERVTGSAV, via the coding sequence ATGAACGCCAGTGATCGCACCCCCGCCGACCTGCTGCGATCCGCGCTCGTCGCGGACCCCGCCCGCCCCCTCGTCACTTTCTACGACGACGCAACCGGAGAGCGCGTCGAACTGTCGGTGGCGACGTTCGCCAATTGGGTGGCCAAGACGGCCAATCTGCTGCAGGGCGACCTGGCCGCGGAGCCCGGCGACCGGCTCGCCCTGCTGCTGCCGGCCCATTGGCAGTCCGCGGTCTGGCTGCTCGCCTGCGCCTCCGTCGGCGTCGTCGCCGACGTCCAGGGCGACCCCGCCACCGCCGATCTGGTCGTCAGCGGACCGGACACGCTGGAGCGGGCGCGTACGTGCCGCGGTGAGCGGGTCGCCCTGGCCCTGCGCCCCCTCGGCAGCCGCTTCCCGCAGACACCCGACGGGTTCTCGGACTACGCCGTCGAGGTGCCGGGCCAGGGCGACCGCTTCGCCCCGTTCGCGCCGGTGGACCCCGCCGCACCCGCCCTGGCCGTGGGCGGCGTCGAGCTGACGGCGGACCAGCTGGTGGCCCGGGCCCGTCAGGACGCGGCGGAACTCGGGCTCGTCCCTGGATCGCGGCTGCTGACGGGGCGCACGTACGACACCTGGGACGGACTCTCCGCCGGGTTGTTCGCGCCGCTGGCCGCAGGGGGGTCGGTGGTCCTGTGCCGCCACCTGGACCGGCTGGACGAGGACGGTCTCGCCAAGCGTGTGGAGAGCGAGCGCGTCACCGGCAGCGCGGTATGA
- a CDS encoding LCP family protein, translated as MDADVTDSAGPPDHPDHSPGDEPTDGTQDASRPAEDDGSPAGAGDGDGTWAERPKDGLPGRRGHWIRWTALALSFLVLVAAGAGWWFYKKLDGNITTDTGAAAELKAYEKERPTPIAQDAQNILLIGSDTRAGDNSRYGRDDGGSQRSDTTILLHLAADRRSATAVSLPRDLMAEIPSCHDADKKATRKQFAQFNWAFELGGTACTIRTVEKMTGIRIDHHMVIDFNGFKDMVDAVEGVEICLKKPVDDADAHLKLPAGRQKLDGEEALGYVRARKSIGNGSDTDRMERQQRFLGALVNKMQSNGVLLNPTRLYPVLDAATKSLTTDPGLNSLRDLYDLVRGMRNVPTDKVQFLTVPRQPYRANPNRDELVQPDADRLFEQLRKDEPVAVVPADEIRTADSQADHSPDGNSSGQKPEAVTGSPTPSPTYSGSNAADDPCDA; from the coding sequence ATGGACGCAGACGTGACCGACAGTGCCGGCCCCCCGGACCACCCGGACCACTCGCCCGGGGACGAGCCCACGGACGGGACACAGGACGCGTCACGGCCCGCGGAAGACGACGGCTCCCCCGCAGGGGCGGGCGACGGCGACGGCACCTGGGCCGAGCGGCCGAAGGACGGCCTGCCCGGCCGCAGGGGCCACTGGATCCGGTGGACGGCCCTCGCCCTGTCGTTCCTGGTGCTGGTGGCCGCCGGCGCGGGCTGGTGGTTCTACAAGAAGCTCGACGGCAACATCACGACCGACACGGGCGCCGCCGCCGAGCTCAAGGCGTACGAGAAGGAGCGCCCTACGCCGATCGCGCAGGACGCGCAGAACATCCTGCTCATCGGCTCCGACACCCGGGCGGGCGACAACAGCAGGTACGGCCGCGACGACGGCGGCAGCCAGCGCTCGGACACCACGATCCTGCTGCACCTCGCCGCCGACCGCAGGAGCGCGACCGCGGTGTCGCTGCCGCGCGACCTGATGGCCGAGATCCCCAGCTGCCACGACGCGGACAAGAAGGCGACCAGGAAGCAGTTCGCGCAGTTCAACTGGGCCTTCGAGCTCGGCGGCACGGCCTGCACGATCCGCACCGTGGAGAAGATGACGGGCATTCGCATCGACCACCACATGGTCATCGACTTCAACGGGTTCAAGGACATGGTCGACGCCGTGGAGGGTGTCGAGATCTGTCTCAAGAAGCCGGTCGACGACGCCGACGCCCACCTCAAGCTCCCGGCGGGTCGCCAGAAGCTCGACGGCGAGGAGGCGCTCGGGTACGTACGGGCGCGCAAGTCGATCGGCAACGGCAGCGACACCGATCGGATGGAGCGCCAGCAGAGATTCCTCGGGGCTCTCGTCAACAAGATGCAGAGCAACGGGGTCCTGCTGAACCCGACGCGCCTCTACCCGGTACTGGACGCGGCGACCAAATCACTCACCACCGACCCGGGGCTGAACTCCCTCCGGGATCTGTACGACCTGGTGCGAGGAATGCGGAACGTACCGACGGACAAAGTGCAGTTCCTGACCGTGCCCCGACAGCCCTACCGCGCGAATCCGAACCGCGACGAGCTCGTGCAGCCGGACGCCGACCGGCTGTTCGAGCAGTTGCGCAAAGACGAACCCGTCGCCGTCGTTCCCGCCGATGAAATCCGCACAGCCGATTCACAGGCGGATCACAGTCCGGACGGGAACTCGTCCGGCCAAAAGCCCGAGGCCGTTACCGGGAGCCCGACACCCTCTCCCACCTATTCGGGATCGAATGCCGCCGACGACCCGTGCGACGCGTAA
- a CDS encoding acyl-CoA dehydrogenase, whose product MAGSTDFDLYRPAEEHDMLRETIRSLAEAKIAPHAAAVDEEGRFPQEALDALVASDLHAVHVPEEYGGAGADALATVIVIEEVARACASSSLIPAVNKLGSLPVILSGSEELKKKYLGPLAKGDAMFSYALSEPDAGSDAAGMKTKAVRDGDFWVLNGVKRWITNAGVSEYYTVMAVTDPDKRSKGISAFVVEKSDEGVSFGAPEKKLGIKGSPTREVYLDNVRIPADRMIGAEGTGFATAMKTLDHTRITIAAQALGIAQGALDYAKGYVQERKQFGKPIADFQGIQFMLADMAMKLEAARQLTYAAAAKSERLDGDLTFFGAAAKCFASDVAMEVTTDAVQLLGGYGYTRDYPVERMMRDAKITQIYEGTNQVQRIVMARNLP is encoded by the coding sequence TTGGCGGGTTCGACCGACTTCGACCTGTACCGTCCGGCCGAGGAGCACGACATGCTCCGCGAGACGATCCGTTCGCTGGCCGAGGCGAAGATCGCCCCGCACGCCGCCGCGGTGGACGAGGAGGGCCGCTTCCCGCAGGAGGCCCTGGACGCCCTGGTCGCCTCGGACCTGCACGCGGTCCACGTCCCGGAGGAGTACGGCGGGGCGGGCGCCGACGCGCTCGCCACGGTCATCGTGATCGAGGAGGTGGCCCGCGCCTGCGCGTCCTCCTCCCTCATCCCGGCCGTCAACAAGCTGGGCTCGCTCCCGGTGATCCTCTCCGGCTCCGAGGAGCTGAAGAAGAAGTACCTGGGCCCGCTCGCCAAGGGTGACGCGATGTTCTCGTACGCCCTCTCCGAGCCGGACGCCGGCTCGGACGCCGCGGGCATGAAGACCAAGGCCGTCCGCGACGGCGACTTCTGGGTCCTCAACGGTGTGAAGCGCTGGATCACCAACGCGGGCGTCTCCGAGTACTACACGGTCATGGCCGTCACCGACCCGGACAAGCGCTCCAAGGGCATCTCGGCGTTCGTCGTCGAGAAGTCCGACGAGGGCGTCTCCTTCGGTGCCCCGGAGAAGAAGCTCGGCATCAAGGGCTCCCCGACGCGCGAGGTCTACCTCGACAACGTCCGCATCCCCGCCGACCGCATGATCGGTGCGGAGGGTACCGGCTTCGCCACGGCGATGAAGACCCTGGACCACACCCGCATCACCATCGCGGCCCAGGCCCTCGGCATCGCCCAGGGTGCGCTGGACTACGCCAAGGGCTACGTCCAGGAGCGCAAGCAGTTCGGCAAGCCCATCGCCGACTTCCAGGGCATCCAGTTCATGCTCGCCGACATGGCGATGAAGCTGGAGGCGGCCCGCCAGCTCACCTACGCGGCGGCGGCCAAGTCCGAGCGCCTCGACGGCGACCTCACCTTCTTCGGCGCCGCGGCCAAGTGCTTCGCCTCCGACGTCGCCATGGAGGTCACCACCGACGCCGTCCAGCTCCTCGGCGGCTACGGCTACACGCGCGACTACCCGGTCGAGCGCATGATGCGTGACGCCAAGATCACCCAGATCTACGAGGGCACCAACCAGGTGCAGCGCATCGTCATGGCCCGCAACCTGCCGTAG